From Cellulosimicrobium sp. ES-005, one genomic window encodes:
- a CDS encoding alpha/beta hydrolase has protein sequence MAGTRTGWRTDVLGEDWVARDLDLPDGAVATLVRRADGARPATPSTAPGAGSAAGGEPPSVAGERPAVLYVHGFIDYFFQTHVAEAVEARGYRFYALDLRGYGRSIGRGSGAPSRPDDDPNFVTDLAVYARDLDAAARAIRAEGHEQLVVLGHSTGGLVASLWADARPGRLAALVLNSPWFDLNKPWVFRGPVTWVVDAVGRVAPRLVVGGLDPHWAEALHASTGGEWDFDLAWKPIEGFPVRAGFLRAVRRGHARVARGLHVDCPVLVLASARSGPASGWHDALLTTDSVLDVGQITSRAERLGDDVTVVTVEGGAHDLALSPEPARSTYLREVLDWLDARV, from the coding sequence ATGGCCGGGACGCGGACGGGGTGGCGCACGGACGTGCTGGGCGAGGACTGGGTCGCGCGGGACCTCGACCTGCCGGACGGCGCGGTGGCGACGCTCGTCCGCAGGGCCGACGGCGCACGTCCGGCCACCCCGTCCACCGCGCCGGGCGCGGGGTCCGCCGCGGGCGGGGAGCCGCCGTCGGTCGCGGGAGAGCGGCCCGCGGTGCTGTACGTCCACGGGTTCATCGACTACTTCTTCCAGACGCACGTCGCCGAGGCGGTCGAGGCGCGCGGGTACCGGTTCTACGCGCTCGACCTGCGCGGCTACGGGCGCTCGATCGGGCGCGGCTCGGGCGCCCCGTCCCGGCCCGACGACGACCCCAACTTCGTCACGGACCTCGCCGTCTACGCCCGCGACCTGGACGCCGCCGCGCGCGCGATCCGCGCGGAGGGGCACGAGCAGCTCGTCGTGCTGGGCCACTCGACGGGCGGGCTCGTCGCGAGCCTGTGGGCCGACGCGCGCCCGGGCCGGCTCGCGGCGCTCGTGCTCAACAGCCCGTGGTTCGACCTCAACAAGCCGTGGGTGTTCCGGGGCCCGGTGACGTGGGTGGTCGACGCGGTCGGCCGGGTCGCGCCGCGGCTGGTGGTGGGCGGCCTGGACCCACACTGGGCCGAGGCCCTGCACGCGAGCACGGGTGGCGAGTGGGACTTCGACCTGGCCTGGAAGCCGATCGAGGGCTTCCCGGTCCGTGCGGGGTTCCTGCGCGCGGTGCGGCGCGGGCACGCGCGCGTGGCGCGCGGTCTGCACGTCGACTGCCCCGTCCTCGTGCTGGCGTCCGCGCGCAGCGGCCCGGCGTCGGGCTGGCACGACGCCCTGCTCACGACCGACAGCGTGCTCGACGTCGGTCAGATCACGTCGCGCGCCGAGCGGCTGGGCGACGACGTCACGGTCGTCACGGTCGAGGGCGGCGCGCACGACCTCGCACTCTCCCCCGAGCCCGCGAGGTCGACCTACCTGCGCGAGGTGCTCGACTGGC